The sequence CGATCATAATTTGTCAATTAACTGGTTTTACGATGGCACCCTAAACGCATCAGCTAACTGCCTTGACCGCCACCTTAGCGAACACAGTGATCGTGTTGCCATTATATGGGAAGGTGATAACGCCAATGAACAGCGTAAAATTACCTATGGCGAGCTGTACACTCAAGTGTGTAAGTTTGCCAACGCACTGCGCAGTCAAGGCGTGCACCGTGGTGACATAGTCACCATTTACATGCCAATGGTGCCAGAAGCCGCCGTTGCTATGCTTGCTTGCGCACGCATTGGCGCGGTTCATTCAGTCGTATTTGGTGGCTTCTCACCTGACTCTATCGCCTCCCGTGTGATCGATGGCAAATCAAAAGTGGTGATCACCTCTGATGAGGGGATGCGCGGTGGCCGAGCCATTCCGCTAAAGCGTAATATCGATGACGCGCTCAATCATCCCGATGTCACTAGCGTAGAAAAAGTCATTGTACTTAAACGTACAGGTGGCAAAATCGACTGGGTTGAAGGCCGTGATGTTTGGTGGCACAGCTTACTTGAAACCGCATCGGAGCACTGCCAGCCAGAAGAAATGGGCGCCGAAGACCCACTGTTTTTACTCTATACCTCAGGCTCTACCGGTAATCCTAAAGGTGTTTTACATACCACTGGTGGTTACATGGTTTATGCGTCGATGACCCATGAATATGTCTTTGATTATAAAGCCGGAGAAGTGTACTGGTGTACGGCTGATGTAGGTTGGATCACGGGCCACTCATATATGGTTTACGGTCCACTCGCCAATGGTGCCACTGTACTTATCCACGAAGGCGTGCCCAATCATCCAAGCCCCGCTCGACTTGGTGAGATGATTGACCGTCATAAGGTCAATATCCTTTACACCGCACCGACGTTGATCCGTGCATTAATGGCCGAAGGCAAACAGCATTTTGATCAATTCGATGGAAGTACACTGCGGATCATGGGCTCAGTTGGCGAACCTATCAATCCAGAAGCATGGCGTTGGTATCACGAAGTCATTGGTCACGAGCATTGTCCGATTGTCGATACTTGGTGGCAAACCGAGACTGGCGGTATTTTAATAACGCCACTGCCGGGTGCGACGGACACAAAACCGGGATCAGCCACCCGTCCATTCTTTGGCGTACAACCCGCCCTAGTAGACAATATGGGTAACATTTTAGAGGGTGAGAATGAAGGTAACTTAGTTTTACTCGATTCTTGGCCAGGCCAAATGCGGACTGTGTATGGCGATCACGAACGATTCGTGCTGACCTACTTTAAAACCTTCCGCGGCATGTATTTTACCGGTGATGGTGCCCGTCGCGATGAAGACGGTTACTACTGGATCACGGGGCGTGTCGATGACGTCATTAACGTCTCTGGACACCGTTTAGGTACCGCTGAAGTGGAAAGTGCATTGGTATCCCATGAACTGGTTGCTGAAGCCGCTGTTGTGGGCTATCCACACGATATTAAAGGCCAAGGTATCTATGCCTACGTCACGCTAACCCGTGGAACAGAAGAAAGTGAAGAGCTACGCCAGGAACTGCGCCAATGGGTGCGTAAAGAGATTGGTGCATTAGCAACTCCAGACCTCATCCAATGGGCAAGTGGATTACCTAAAACCCGTTCAGGCAAAATTATGCGCCGCTTCCTACGTAAGATTGCTGCTAACGAAGTCACCAACTTAGGTGATGCATCAACCTTAGCCGATCCAGCGGTTATCGAAACCTTGATTGAAACCCGTTTAAATCGTACAGAATAAACCAATGTACGCGCGCTTAATCTAGTTTGGTGTGGATTAAGCGCATCTATCTAAGTTGTCACTTTCAGTAAGATGAAACCCTGTTGAGAAAGAGCCCGATTGCCCCTTTCTCTTGCTTGCCCCTCCAACCAAGGGGCATTTTTTTTGATGACTGTGCTAAACTTGTCGCCTCATTTTGGTCGATATAGATCTTTTATCAGCGTGCCAGTTAACCTCCGAGACTATCAACAGCAAGCAGTCGATGCTGCCATACAACATTTTAAGCAAAGCACCGCTTCAGCCGTACTCGTCTTGCCTACTGGTGCTGGCAAAAGTATCGTCATCGCTGAACTGGCACGTATTGCTAAAGGTCGAGTGCTAGTACTTACTCATGTGAAAGAATTGGTTGCACAAAATGCAGAGAAAGTCGGTTTACTGACAACCGAAGCCAGTATTTATGCGGCGGGACTCAATCAAAAAGCCACCGACGGAAAAACCGTCGTTGCCAGTATTCAATCGGCAGCGCGGGGATTATCGCAGTTCGATCAACCATTCTCGTTAGTCATTATTGATGAATGCCACAGAGTCAGCCTAGAAAAAACCAGCCAATATCAGCAAGTACTCAAGCATTTACGCACGAAAAATCCCCAATTAAGATTGCTCGGTCTCACCGCCACACCCTATCGCCTTGGCACTGGCTGGATTTATCAGCAACACTATCACGGCAAAGTGGGGTCTCCCGAACATGCCGTGTTTGAACATTGTGTGTTCGAGCTGCCCATCAGGCCACTCATTAAACAAGGTTACCTCACAGCGCCTACGCTATTCGACGGCCTCAGTGCCCAGTACGATTTCAGCCAACTTAAAGCCAATG is a genomic window of Shewanella putrefaciens containing:
- the acs gene encoding acetate--CoA ligase, translated to MSSQSLYKVSGNIAANALVNNEQYKTMYQESIVNPEGFWREHGKRIDWIKPYTKIKKTSFDDHNLSINWFYDGTLNASANCLDRHLSEHSDRVAIIWEGDNANEQRKITYGELYTQVCKFANALRSQGVHRGDIVTIYMPMVPEAAVAMLACARIGAVHSVVFGGFSPDSIASRVIDGKSKVVITSDEGMRGGRAIPLKRNIDDALNHPDVTSVEKVIVLKRTGGKIDWVEGRDVWWHSLLETASEHCQPEEMGAEDPLFLLYTSGSTGNPKGVLHTTGGYMVYASMTHEYVFDYKAGEVYWCTADVGWITGHSYMVYGPLANGATVLIHEGVPNHPSPARLGEMIDRHKVNILYTAPTLIRALMAEGKQHFDQFDGSTLRIMGSVGEPINPEAWRWYHEVIGHEHCPIVDTWWQTETGGILITPLPGATDTKPGSATRPFFGVQPALVDNMGNILEGENEGNLVLLDSWPGQMRTVYGDHERFVLTYFKTFRGMYFTGDGARRDEDGYYWITGRVDDVINVSGHRLGTAEVESALVSHELVAEAAVVGYPHDIKGQGIYAYVTLTRGTEESEELRQELRQWVRKEIGALATPDLIQWASGLPKTRSGKIMRRFLRKIAANEVTNLGDASTLADPAVIETLIETRLNRTE